A single region of the Lycium barbarum isolate Lr01 chromosome 2, ASM1917538v2, whole genome shotgun sequence genome encodes:
- the LOC132627070 gene encoding dephospho-CoA kinase, producing the protein MRIVGLTGGIASGKSTVSNLFKDHGIPVVDADIVARDVLKKGTGGWKKVVAAFGEDILLENGEVDRAKLGQIVFSDPGKRQLLNRLLAPFISRGILMEVLKLWMKGCSIIVLDVPLLFEAKMDKFTKPIVVVWVDPETQLQRLMTRDGSMEEDAKSRINAQMSLDLKRSKADIVIDNTSSLEALNEQFQKVLTQITRPLTWTEFMLSRKGAFLVLLSVVLFAKKVYEGKII; encoded by the exons ATGAGGATAGTTGGACTGACCGGAGGAATTGCTTCGGGGAAGAGCACCGTCTCCAACCTTTTCAAGGATCATGGTATTCCCGTTGTCGATGCTGACATTGTAGCTCGG GATGTTTTGAAGAAAGGAACTGGTGGTTGGAAAAAGGTTGTGGCTGCATTTGGTGAGGACATCTTACTGGAAAATGGAGAAGTTGATCGCGCAAAGCTAGGTCAAATTGTATTCTCTGATCCGGGAAAACGTCAGCTTCTTAATAG GTTGCTAGCACCATTTATCTCACGTGGGATTTTAATGGAAGTTTTGAAGCTGTGGATGAAGGGTTGCTCCATAATTGTTCTTGATGTTCCTCTTTTGTTTGAGGCCAAGATGGATAAGTTTACTAAACCcattgttgttgtttgggttgatcCTGAGACACAGCTGCAGCGGCTCATGACGAGAGATGGATCAATGGAGGAGGATGCCAAAAGCAGGATAAATGCACAGATGTCTCTGGATCTTAAGAGGTCAAAGGCAGATATTGTGATTGATAACACTAGCTCACTTGAGGCGTTAAATGAACAATTCCAGAAAGTGTTAACTCAGATTACAAGGCCTTTGACCTGGACCGAGTTTATGCTCTCAAGAAAAGGAGCTTTTCTGGTATTGTTATCAGTTGTTCTATTTGCAAAAAAAGTTTATGAAGGTAAAATAATTTGA